From a region of the Thalassospira sp. TSL5-1 genome:
- a CDS encoding twin-arginine translocation signal domain-containing protein → MRIDRRHFLTGSAALVGLAATGTLTAANAAESLKIRDIYKTQNEFSQRARDLQGKQIDIPGFMAPPLKADANFFVLTKMPMSVCPFCETSADWPNDIVFVRMREKLEAVRFNRPILASGVLELGVAKDADTGFVSMVRLVDATFEIV, encoded by the coding sequence ATGCGTATTGACCGTCGTCATTTCCTGACAGGCAGCGCCGCGCTGGTTGGCCTTGCTGCAACCGGAACCCTTACCGCCGCAAATGCCGCCGAAAGCCTTAAAATTCGCGACATTTACAAAACCCAGAACGAATTCTCCCAGCGGGCCCGCGACCTTCAGGGCAAACAAATCGACATTCCCGGTTTTATGGCCCCGCCGCTCAAGGCGGATGCCAATTTCTTTGTCCTGACCAAAATGCCAATGTCGGTTTGCCCGTTTTGCGAAACAAGTGCCGATTGGCCCAACGACATTGTCTTCGTCCGTATGCGCGAAAAACTGGAAGCCGTGCGTTTCAACCGCCCCATCCTCGCCAGCGGCGTCCTTGAACTGGGTGTTGCCAAAGACGCCGATACTGGCTTTGTCAGCATGGTGCGCCTGGTTGATGCAACCTTCGAGATCGTCTGA